In the genome of Monodelphis domestica isolate mMonDom1 chromosome 2, mMonDom1.pri, whole genome shotgun sequence, one region contains:
- the CACYBP gene encoding calcyclin-binding protein isoform X2 codes for MGQVGSGCKGCVLFLQRPGSQSPPNEGVFLRQSARAREQAGSRFWRRFHVGGAFGSSRRFQRHLALEEGRGEEKEALLCRLAGPFRLSSRAGGLKGVSRRDGLRAGGLSPGSRPHSGTSYSCAGIAGDSVSCLSRPRSGRGEKGVLSPALAAWGPRTNLRRGSSRSYSWRWQQAMAAALEELRKDLEEVKELLGKATRKRVRDVLTAEKSKLETEIKHKTKQKGEEKRETAEIEKPAAVVAPISVGYTVKINNYGWDQSDKFVKIYITLTGVQNAPPENVQVQFTERSFEVLVKNLNGKNYSMTVNNLLKPISVEGSLRKIKTDTVLVLCKKKQEQKWDYLTQVEKECKEKEKSSFDNDTDPSEGLMNVLKKIYEDGDDEMKRTINKAWVESREKQAKGETEF; via the exons ATGGGACAAGTGGGTAGTGGCTGCAAGGGGTGTGTTCTTTTCCTCCAACGGCCAGGCTCCCAGAGCCCGCCAAACGAAGGGGTCTTCCTCAGGCAGAGCGCACGCGCAAGAGAACAAGCCGGGTCTAGGTTCTGGCGGAGGTTCCATGTGGGCGGGGCCTTCGGCAGCTCGCGAAGATTCCAGAGGCACCTCGCGCTAGAGGAAGGGAGGGGCGAAGAGAAGGAGGCTCTGCTCTGTAGGCTGGCTGGGCCTTTCCGGCTCTCTTCTCGCGCAGGCGGCCTAAAGGGTGTCTCTCGACGGGACGGACTTCGCGCAGGCGGCCTATCCCCTGGCAGCCGCCCCCACTCGGGAACGTCCTATTCGTGCGCAGGTATCGCTGGGGATAGCGTCTCGTGCCTTTCACGTCCGCGTTCTGGCCGCGGCGAAAAGGGCGTTCTGAGCCCAGCCCTTGCAGCGTGGGGTCCTAGAACCAATCTTCGGCGTGGTAGCAGCAGGAGTTACTCCTGGCGTTGGCAGCAAGCCATGGCGGCAGCCCTGGAAGAG CTACGGAAGGACTTGGAAGAAGTGAAGGAATTGCTGGGAAAGGCCACAAGAAAACGAGTCCGTGATGTTTTAACAGCAGAAAAGTCCAAATTGGAGACAGAAATCAAACACAAGACAAagcaaaagggagaggagaaaagagaaactgCTGAAATTGAGAAACCAGCAGCTGTGGTTGCCCCCATTTCAGTAGGGTACACAGTGAAAATAAACAATTATG GATGGGATCAATCAGACAAATTTGTGAAAATCTACATCACCTTAACTGGTGTTCAGAATGCCCCCCCTGAGAATGTACAAGTGCAGTTCACAGAGAG GTCATTTGAAGTTCTTGTAAAGAATCTTAATGGGAAAAACTACTCCATGACTGTCAACAACCTCTTGAAGCCCATCTCTGTAGAAGGTAGTTTAAGAAAG ATCAAGACCGATACAGTTCTTGTATTATGCAAAAAGAAACAGGAACAGAAATGGGATTACCTGACCCAGGTGGAAAAAGAATGCAAAGAGAAAGA aaAATCTTCCTTTGATAATGACACAGATCCTAGTGAAGGGCTGATGAATGTTTTGAAGAAAATTTATGAAGATGGAGATGATGAAATGAAGAGAACTATTAATAAAGCCTGGGTAGAGTCAAGGGAGAAACAAGCCAAAGGAGAGACCGAATTTTGA
- the CACYBP gene encoding calcyclin-binding protein isoform X1 translates to MGQVGSGCKGCVLFLQRPGSQSPPNEGVFLRQSARAREQAGSRFWRRFHVGGAFGSSRRFQRHLALEEGRGEEKEALLCRLAGPFRLSSRAGGLKGVSRRDGLRAGGLSPGSRPHSGTSYSCAGIAGDSVSCLSRPRSGRGEKGVLSPALAAWGPRTNLRRGSSRSYSWRWQQAMAAALEEVRPGARGPSSPAHPWDTSPPVPCLGCPLPSSPQALSLCHLQSFFSTSTAVSGPLPLKPPLLLRQSSAATFVDPGWRESRRRAPGELRKDLEEVKELLGKATRKRVRDVLTAEKSKLETEIKHKTKQKGEEKRETAEIEKPAAVVAPISVGYTVKINNYGWDQSDKFVKIYITLTGVQNAPPENVQVQFTERSFEVLVKNLNGKNYSMTVNNLLKPISVEGSLRKIKTDTVLVLCKKKQEQKWDYLTQVEKECKEKEKSSFDNDTDPSEGLMNVLKKIYEDGDDEMKRTINKAWVESREKQAKGETEF, encoded by the exons ATGGGACAAGTGGGTAGTGGCTGCAAGGGGTGTGTTCTTTTCCTCCAACGGCCAGGCTCCCAGAGCCCGCCAAACGAAGGGGTCTTCCTCAGGCAGAGCGCACGCGCAAGAGAACAAGCCGGGTCTAGGTTCTGGCGGAGGTTCCATGTGGGCGGGGCCTTCGGCAGCTCGCGAAGATTCCAGAGGCACCTCGCGCTAGAGGAAGGGAGGGGCGAAGAGAAGGAGGCTCTGCTCTGTAGGCTGGCTGGGCCTTTCCGGCTCTCTTCTCGCGCAGGCGGCCTAAAGGGTGTCTCTCGACGGGACGGACTTCGCGCAGGCGGCCTATCCCCTGGCAGCCGCCCCCACTCGGGAACGTCCTATTCGTGCGCAGGTATCGCTGGGGATAGCGTCTCGTGCCTTTCACGTCCGCGTTCTGGCCGCGGCGAAAAGGGCGTTCTGAGCCCAGCCCTTGCAGCGTGGGGTCCTAGAACCAATCTTCGGCGTGGTAGCAGCAGGAGTTACTCCTGGCGTTGGCAGCAAGCCATGGCGGCAGCCCTGGAAGAGGTAAGGCCCGGTGCTCGGGGACCTTCCAGCCCCGCTCATCCTTGGGACACCTCTCCCCCCGTCCCGTGCCTCGGCTGCCCCCTCCCCTCCAGCCCCCAGGCCCTTTCCCTATGCCATTTGCAAAGCTTCTTCTCCACCTCTACCGCTGTGTCGGGGCCGCTGCCCCTGAAGCCTCCGCTCCTGCTGCGGCAGAGCTCCGCCGCTACCTTCGTGGACCCGGGCTGGAGAGAGTCCAGACGGCGGGCGCCAGGGGAG CTACGGAAGGACTTGGAAGAAGTGAAGGAATTGCTGGGAAAGGCCACAAGAAAACGAGTCCGTGATGTTTTAACAGCAGAAAAGTCCAAATTGGAGACAGAAATCAAACACAAGACAAagcaaaagggagaggagaaaagagaaactgCTGAAATTGAGAAACCAGCAGCTGTGGTTGCCCCCATTTCAGTAGGGTACACAGTGAAAATAAACAATTATG GATGGGATCAATCAGACAAATTTGTGAAAATCTACATCACCTTAACTGGTGTTCAGAATGCCCCCCCTGAGAATGTACAAGTGCAGTTCACAGAGAG GTCATTTGAAGTTCTTGTAAAGAATCTTAATGGGAAAAACTACTCCATGACTGTCAACAACCTCTTGAAGCCCATCTCTGTAGAAGGTAGTTTAAGAAAG ATCAAGACCGATACAGTTCTTGTATTATGCAAAAAGAAACAGGAACAGAAATGGGATTACCTGACCCAGGTGGAAAAAGAATGCAAAGAGAAAGA aaAATCTTCCTTTGATAATGACACAGATCCTAGTGAAGGGCTGATGAATGTTTTGAAGAAAATTTATGAAGATGGAGATGATGAAATGAAGAGAACTATTAATAAAGCCTGGGTAGAGTCAAGGGAGAAACAAGCCAAAGGAGAGACCGAATTTTGA